In Ailuropoda melanoleuca isolate Jingjing chromosome 4, ASM200744v2, whole genome shotgun sequence, the following proteins share a genomic window:
- the NMS gene encoding neuromedin-S — protein MTLQCLHQEDIILQIRAQRDIYEKAGVLLRKTDWCSANGLRGVANKGTFSTGLDRKQGRVLPLPVELQEMLSPCASRLHLWSAKTNWTLKMKHLVPQCPSILVICCFCMLQIPSSGFPRPLADAPDGLDITQLEQLAYWATLSRQPKFILMHMSENNCPKIGKDNQDIYKRFLFHYSRTQKPTLPVKSGFPPVHPLMRLAWQVANQRVKRFSQQRDPGTAAVDFTKKDHTAPRGRSFFLFRPRNGRNTEDNTH, from the exons ATGACTCTACAATGCCTACATCAGGAGGATATTATTCTACAAATAAGGGCCCAGCGTGACATTTATGAGAAAGCTGGGGTCCTTCTGCGCAAAACTGATTGGTGCTCAGCCAATGGGCTCCGGGGCGTTGCAAATAAAGGTACCTTCTCCACTGGGCTTGATCGGAAGCAGGGCAGAGTGTTGCCTCTGCCTGTGGAACTTCAGGAAATGCTCAGCCCCTGTGCTAGCAGACTACATCTGTGGTCAGCAAAGACAAACTGGACTTTGAAGATGAAACACCTTGTTCCTCAATGCCCTTCCATCTTGGTCATCTGTTGCTTCTGCATGCTACAGATTCCCTCTTCAG GATTTCCTCGACCTCTAGCTGATGCCCCAGATGGCTTGGATATCACACAGCTTGAG caGCTGGCATATTGGGCAACTCTTTCTAGGCAacctaag TTTATCCTTATGCACATGTCTGAAAACAATTGTCCCAAGATTGGAAAG GATAATCAAGACATATACAAAAGG tttttatttcactACTCCAGAACTCAGAAGCCGACACTTCCAGTTAAAAGTGGG TTTCCGCCTGTGCACCCATTAATGCGCCTGGCCTGGCAGGTCGCCAACCAGAGGGTGAAAAGATTTTCGCAACAGCGA GATCCGGGGACTGCCGCGGTGGATTTCACCAAGAAG GATCACACTGCTCCCCGGGGACGATCATTCTTCCTTTTCAGG ccaaGGAATGGAAGAAACACTGAAGATAACACCCACTAG